In Amycolatopsis coloradensis, one genomic interval encodes:
- a CDS encoding NB-ARC domain-containing protein: MGRPERPLDGSTGPIAAFAHDLRVLRNRAGNPSYRELARTALFAPSVLSSAASGHRLPTLAVTLAFVSACGGDRAVWERRWRSVAGQPGAGAEAREDRAPAPADTPPDGAHATASGVIRLARPAQLPMASRTFVGRERDLADAAEMIGASGPVKVPLLVSGPIGVGKTAFALRLAEEVAADFPDGQLYAELGDSGSGGRSANGIVRGFLRALGVPAHLVPDDPMQRIGLYRSLLAERRLFVLLTGVRDEGQVRPLLGQTPHSQVVVTSRARLLGLEDTNRIELDTFSRKESLALIGRIAGPGRVRAEHDATDTIAELCGDLPLAVNIVGRKIAARPEWAIAYTAGQLADRERLMDSLCVGDVNVRDRFSAAYDHLSPTEREAIRHFGQSGAGWTTSIGIAAAMGIMIETADELLESVVDAGLLQRANVAGRYAVSRLVSAFAAERQREPGPFAAAVPMAGRRTRKNAFESLRHEAVRTLPGGSSEG, from the coding sequence ATGGGCAGACCCGAGCGACCGTTGGACGGCTCCACTGGTCCGATCGCCGCATTCGCTCACGATCTGCGCGTTTTGAGGAACCGGGCGGGAAACCCGAGTTACCGGGAACTCGCCAGGACCGCACTGTTCGCACCTTCCGTACTGTCCAGCGCGGCGAGCGGCCACCGCTTGCCGACGCTCGCCGTGACGTTGGCGTTCGTCTCCGCGTGCGGTGGGGACCGTGCGGTGTGGGAACGACGTTGGCGGAGCGTCGCCGGGCAGCCGGGGGCCGGCGCCGAGGCACGGGAGGATCGTGCGCCCGCGCCGGCGGACACTCCGCCGGACGGCGCGCACGCGACGGCATCCGGCGTCATCCGCCTCGCCCGTCCGGCTCAGCTGCCGATGGCATCGAGGACCTTCGTCGGCAGGGAAAGGGATCTGGCCGACGCGGCCGAGATGATCGGCGCGAGCGGGCCGGTCAAGGTGCCGTTGCTCGTCAGCGGCCCGATCGGGGTGGGGAAGACGGCTTTCGCCTTGCGGCTGGCGGAAGAGGTCGCGGCGGACTTCCCGGACGGGCAGCTCTACGCCGAGCTGGGCGACAGCGGCTCCGGGGGCCGCTCGGCCAACGGGATCGTGCGCGGGTTCCTGCGCGCGCTCGGCGTGCCTGCCCATCTGGTGCCCGACGATCCGATGCAGCGGATCGGGCTGTACCGGTCCCTGCTGGCGGAACGCAGGTTGTTCGTGCTCCTGACGGGTGTCCGGGACGAGGGTCAGGTGCGGCCGCTGCTCGGGCAGACCCCGCACAGCCAGGTCGTGGTCACCAGCCGCGCCCGGCTGCTCGGCTTGGAGGACACGAACCGTATCGAGCTCGATACGTTCTCCCGCAAGGAATCGCTGGCCTTGATCGGCCGGATCGCCGGACCGGGCCGGGTGCGGGCGGAGCACGACGCCACCGACACGATCGCCGAACTGTGCGGGGATCTTCCGCTGGCGGTCAACATCGTCGGCCGCAAGATCGCCGCGCGCCCGGAATGGGCGATCGCGTACACCGCGGGCCAGCTCGCCGATCGCGAACGGCTCATGGACAGCCTCTGTGTCGGTGACGTCAACGTGCGGGACCGGTTCTCCGCGGCGTACGACCATCTGTCGCCCACCGAGCGGGAGGCCATCCGGCACTTCGGGCAGAGCGGCGCGGGCTGGACGACGTCGATCGGCATCGCCGCCGCGATGGGCATCATGATCGAGACCGCCGACGAACTCCTCGAATCCGTGGTGGACGCCGGACTTCTCCAGCGTGCCAACGTGGCCGGGCGCTACGCGGTGTCCCGGTTGGTCAGCGCGTTCGCCGCCGAGCGGCAACGCGAACCTGGCCCGTTCGCCGCAGCCGTCCCGATGGCGGGCCGCAGGACGCGTAAGAACGCGTTCGAATCGCTGCGCCACGAGGCGGTGCGCACGCTGCCGGGTGGCTCGTCCGAAGGTTGA
- a CDS encoding MmcQ/YjbR family DNA-binding protein, with product MVTGDDVRRIVSDLPRAYEALVRDRAKFRVGRIVFLSLSPDETVMGFGYPKEEREALVAGEPEKFMMPIPSDMRYQWVRVRLSAIDYEELRELIVDSWRMCVPKKVWTEYLEKNQS from the coding sequence ATGGTAACCGGGGATGACGTCAGACGGATCGTTTCAGACCTGCCTCGCGCCTATGAAGCGCTGGTCCGCGACCGAGCGAAGTTCCGCGTGGGGCGAATCGTGTTCCTTTCGCTCTCGCCGGACGAAACCGTGATGGGATTCGGCTATCCCAAAGAGGAGCGGGAAGCACTGGTGGCCGGCGAACCGGAGAAGTTCATGATGCCGATTCCGTCCGATATGCGCTATCAGTGGGTCCGCGTCCGGCTGTCCGCGATCGATTACGAAGAGTTACGAGAACTGATCGTCGACTCGTGGCGAATGTGCGTGCCGAAGAAGGTCTGGACGGAATACCTGGAAAAGAACCAGAGCTGA